A portion of the Candidatus Hinthialibacter antarcticus genome contains these proteins:
- a CDS encoding WecB/TagA/CpsF family glycosyltransferase yields MERVEILGVEIDNCSKAEALERVREMLRSGAPHQIVTPAVEQIILTRRDAEFREVVRNADLVVPDGMPVVFASRWMRAPLKERITGVDLVPDLCRLAVEEGGSVFLLGGEEGVAEAVAQKLSNEIDGLKIAGTYFPPFGFEEDPEELRKTIDVVKAAKPSVLFVALGCPKQEKWITKFKDELGAPVMIGIGGAFNFIIGREKRAPQWLQKLGLESVYRFGQRPGEIWKRILRNAPSFCLLYFDLLTYRIQKRITQWVRPMLLGVVDALLAACSFVLSYWAYFRSGFFSDTDPFPNAALLQMPAYSDLLAFVALIGIAGPALCRLYARDKYMEPRDVALQTAKAAMLNVFLLIGVQFVFKDIYREIYSEYGFLGYSRATFAFFGAFNFASLALWRFGFRWLEHGLHCRGLSLDRILIVGRTPFAQQLAKDMLQRPEWGNRPLGFVVNETVEMDEAGPVPTLGRVSDLKRLLPARKIDEVLVADQDLPLLELAEVVRLCRQHRVQLSIIPSLHELLGVSSEVKRLGGARVITVSLDGSLEAMIERKEGPVE; encoded by the coding sequence ATGGAACGTGTAGAAATTCTCGGAGTTGAGATCGACAATTGCAGCAAGGCGGAGGCGCTGGAGCGCGTCCGTGAAATGCTGCGTTCGGGCGCGCCTCACCAGATCGTGACTCCCGCCGTTGAACAGATTATTCTCACCCGCCGCGATGCAGAATTTCGCGAGGTGGTGCGTAACGCCGACCTGGTTGTGCCCGACGGAATGCCGGTGGTGTTTGCCTCGCGATGGATGCGCGCTCCGCTCAAAGAGCGTATCACCGGAGTCGATCTGGTTCCTGACTTATGCCGTTTGGCGGTCGAAGAAGGCGGTTCGGTGTTTTTGTTAGGCGGCGAAGAAGGCGTGGCCGAAGCAGTTGCGCAAAAACTGTCGAATGAAATTGATGGTTTAAAAATCGCCGGGACCTATTTCCCCCCATTTGGTTTTGAAGAGGACCCCGAAGAATTACGTAAGACCATTGACGTTGTAAAAGCCGCGAAGCCTTCAGTTTTATTTGTTGCGTTGGGCTGCCCCAAACAAGAGAAATGGATCACAAAATTTAAGGACGAACTTGGCGCTCCAGTGATGATTGGCATCGGCGGTGCGTTTAATTTTATCATTGGCCGCGAAAAGCGCGCTCCACAATGGCTGCAAAAACTCGGCCTCGAAAGCGTGTACCGCTTCGGACAGCGCCCCGGCGAAATCTGGAAGCGCATCTTACGCAACGCGCCGTCGTTCTGCTTGTTGTATTTTGATCTGTTAACCTATCGCATCCAGAAGCGCATCACCCAATGGGTGCGTCCTATGCTGTTAGGCGTTGTGGATGCTTTGCTCGCTGCGTGTTCGTTTGTGCTTTCCTACTGGGCGTATTTTCGCAGCGGCTTCTTCAGCGATACTGATCCGTTTCCCAACGCGGCGCTGTTGCAGATGCCGGCCTATAGCGATCTGCTTGCCTTCGTCGCCCTGATTGGAATCGCCGGGCCTGCGTTGTGTCGTCTCTACGCCCGCGACAAATATATGGAGCCGCGCGATGTGGCGTTGCAAACCGCAAAAGCCGCAATGTTGAACGTGTTTCTGCTCATTGGCGTACAGTTCGTGTTTAAAGACATCTACCGCGAAATCTATAGCGAGTATGGATTTTTGGGGTATTCACGCGCGACCTTTGCATTTTTCGGCGCGTTCAATTTCGCGTCGCTGGCGCTGTGGCGGTTTGGGTTTCGTTGGTTAGAACATGGGCTGCATTGCCGCGGCCTGAGCCTGGACCGTATCCTGATCGTGGGGCGCACCCCTTTCGCGCAACAACTCGCGAAGGACATGCTGCAACGCCCGGAGTGGGGCAACCGCCCGCTAGGGTTCGTCGTGAATGAAACGGTCGAAATGGATGAAGCCGGGCCTGTGCCGACGTTGGGGCGCGTTAGCGATTTGAAGCGCTTGCTGCCTGCGCGAAAAATTGATGAGGTGTTGGTCGCCGACCAGGATTTACCGCTGCTCGAACTCGCCGAAGTTGTCCGACTCTGCCGCCAACATCGGGTCCAACTGAGCATCATCCCTTCGCTGCATGAACTGTTGGGCGTCTCGTCAGAAGTGAAGCGGCTCGGCGGCGCGCGGGTGATTACCGTATCGCTCGACGGTTCGCTCGAAGCTATGATTGAACGCAAAGAAGGGCCAGTCGAATGA
- a CDS encoding enolase C-terminal domain-like protein, protein MKIERIQAFPVRYPTRGRFKFFESPDGKPLGRPAVLVKITADDGTVGWGESVPVQAWSDETLEGATFAIRNYLAPVLIGLDAFDLNGIHLIMNKALAPGFTTGAPITKSGVDMALHDLICKSKGLSLAQYWGRASGGTMTLSWTLNPVSLDDLDALIDEGWNLGYRNFNVKVAPDPAYDLELCRRVKKRVPDGFLWADANGGYELATALRIAPKLADIGVDVLEQPLRPNQIAGYQRMRRQSALPIILDEGVIAPRDLIEWIRLDLLDGVAMKPARCGGLRSARRQVEILEDAGLLFLGSGLTDPDVSLSATLALYAAFGLRFPAALNGPQFLAHSVLKTPLIQTDGAMPVPAGPGLGVDVDETKITEIISEPR, encoded by the coding sequence ATGAAAATCGAGCGCATTCAGGCGTTTCCTGTACGTTATCCAACCCGTGGACGATTCAAATTTTTTGAAAGCCCCGACGGCAAACCGCTGGGCCGTCCAGCGGTGTTAGTTAAGATCACCGCTGATGACGGAACCGTCGGCTGGGGCGAGAGTGTGCCCGTGCAAGCCTGGAGCGACGAAACCCTCGAAGGCGCAACCTTTGCCATCCGCAATTACCTCGCGCCGGTTCTCATCGGGCTGGACGCCTTCGACCTCAACGGCATCCATCTGATTATGAACAAAGCGCTGGCGCCGGGCTTCACCACGGGAGCGCCAATCACAAAATCCGGCGTTGATATGGCGCTGCACGACCTCATCTGCAAATCAAAAGGCCTTTCGCTCGCTCAATATTGGGGACGCGCCAGCGGCGGAACGATGACTCTCAGTTGGACATTGAACCCTGTCTCATTAGACGATCTCGACGCATTAATCGACGAAGGTTGGAACCTCGGCTATCGCAACTTCAACGTCAAAGTCGCGCCAGACCCCGCGTACGATCTCGAACTCTGCCGCCGCGTGAAAAAACGCGTGCCCGACGGTTTCTTATGGGCGGACGCCAACGGCGGTTACGAACTCGCGACGGCGCTGCGCATCGCCCCTAAATTAGCGGACATCGGCGTGGACGTGCTCGAACAACCGTTGCGCCCCAACCAAATCGCTGGATATCAACGCATGCGGCGCCAAAGCGCGTTGCCGATTATTTTAGATGAAGGCGTCATCGCGCCGCGCGACCTGATCGAATGGATCCGGCTCGATCTGCTCGACGGCGTCGCCATGAAACCCGCCCGCTGCGGCGGACTGCGCTCCGCCCGCCGCCAGGTCGAGATTCTCGAAGACGCCGGGCTGCTATTTTTAGGCAGCGGCCTGACCGATCCTGACGTGTCGCTCTCTGCGACGCTGGCGTTATACGCTGCCTTTGGACTGCGTTTTCCTGCGGCATTAAACGGCCCGCAATTTTTAGCGCATAGCGTTCTCAAAACGCCGCTCATTCAAACTGACGGCGCCATGCCCGTCCCTGCCGGACCAGGACTCGGCGTCGATGTAGACGAAACAAAAATTACTGAAATTATTTCGGAGCCTCGCTAA
- a CDS encoding DNA methyltransferase, protein MPNYLIQLGRNTDLSAAEITAVNLRMGSPLRIQERRGEAVFAEAEGDGVVRTLCEQLGGSIRFAECLSHLANDALTPDTIAAELIQTPLFQSDEPLEKVVLGFSLIGDASHWGGKRKVYGLLHDAAGALKRILGERDVSSRFVLPDPQGDNLTLSGAQVDRNHLFKRGGEWFFHADPERGVTIAQTKWLQDYEAFSNRDYGRPQRDAKSGMLPPKLARMMLNLARTPETEMVLDPFCGSGGVLMEAALMGLHSIGVDKSPKAIKDASINGVWLQTRFGLGEPPHVIEGDAHKLRELFEPLFFDACVSEPDLGPPLRKPLAEDKFGEVIAQLSGFYTRALAEIRTVVRPGARVVFILPRFAVQGRKEHIKINMLGDIRLMGYTILDPGNGFQPATGRATLLYARPNQFVQREIFVLQA, encoded by the coding sequence ATGCCGAATTATCTGATTCAACTTGGACGCAACACCGACCTTTCCGCCGCCGAAATCACGGCGGTCAACCTGCGTATGGGGTCGCCCCTGCGCATTCAAGAACGCCGGGGCGAAGCGGTGTTCGCCGAAGCCGAAGGTGATGGCGTCGTGCGTACATTGTGCGAGCAATTGGGCGGTTCGATCCGTTTTGCCGAATGCCTCTCTCACTTGGCTAACGACGCGCTCACGCCCGATACCATCGCCGCCGAATTAATTCAGACTCCGTTATTTCAGTCGGATGAACCGTTGGAAAAAGTGGTGTTGGGATTTTCCCTGATTGGCGACGCATCGCATTGGGGCGGCAAACGTAAGGTATATGGACTGCTGCATGACGCGGCGGGCGCATTAAAACGTATTCTCGGCGAGCGCGACGTTTCCTCGCGATTCGTCTTGCCTGATCCGCAAGGCGATAACCTGACTTTGTCAGGCGCACAGGTCGACCGCAACCATTTATTCAAACGCGGCGGCGAGTGGTTTTTTCACGCCGACCCCGAACGCGGCGTGACCATTGCGCAAACCAAGTGGCTGCAAGATTACGAAGCGTTTTCCAACCGCGACTATGGCCGACCGCAACGCGACGCCAAATCGGGCATGTTGCCGCCCAAACTGGCGCGTATGATGCTCAATCTGGCGCGTACACCCGAAACAGAGATGGTGCTTGACCCGTTCTGCGGTTCCGGCGGCGTTCTCATGGAAGCCGCGCTGATGGGGCTTCATTCGATCGGCGTTGATAAAAGCCCGAAGGCGATTAAAGACGCTTCCATCAACGGCGTGTGGCTGCAAACCCGCTTTGGCCTGGGCGAGCCGCCCCACGTCATCGAAGGCGACGCACACAAATTGCGCGAACTGTTTGAGCCTCTCTTTTTCGACGCCTGCGTCAGCGAGCCTGACCTCGGCCCGCCCCTACGAAAACCTCTCGCAGAAGATAAATTCGGCGAAGTGATCGCCCAACTCAGCGGATTTTACACCCGCGCACTGGCTGAAATCCGCACCGTCGTACGCCCCGGCGCGCGGGTGGTGTTTATTCTGCCGCGCTTCGCCGTACAGGGGCGCAAAGAGCATATCAAAATCAACATGCTGGGCGATATTCGCCTGATGGGCTACACCATTCTTGATCCCGGCAACGGCTTTCAACCCGCGACGGGCCGCGCCACACTGCTTTATGCGCGCCCGAACCAATTCGTCCAACGCGAAATCTTCGTCTTGCAAGCCTGA
- a CDS encoding uracil-DNA glycosylase: MSEPTLSYPDGLRLFLEQLKALGLDSVYADASVLSSMQGKADMLNQMDEALRGCTRCKLCEQGRTQVVFGAGSAEAQLVFVGEGPGFEEDKQGVPFIGKAGQLLTKMISAMGLSRDDVYICNVIKCRPPNNRNPEPDEIATCEPFMVKQLQIIQPKVIVALGKFAAQTLLRVQTPISRMRGQWHEYNGVKLMPTFHPAYLLRSEADKHKAWSDLQLVMKELGLK; the protein is encoded by the coding sequence ATGAGCGAACCAACACTTTCATACCCAGACGGCCTGCGTCTCTTTCTCGAACAACTCAAAGCGCTGGGTTTGGACTCCGTCTACGCAGATGCCAGCGTTCTGAGTTCGATGCAGGGCAAGGCCGACATGCTCAATCAGATGGACGAGGCTTTGCGCGGCTGCACCCGCTGCAAGTTGTGCGAACAGGGCCGTACGCAGGTGGTATTCGGCGCGGGCAGCGCCGAGGCGCAACTGGTGTTCGTTGGCGAGGGGCCGGGCTTTGAAGAAGATAAACAGGGCGTCCCATTCATCGGCAAGGCGGGGCAGCTGTTGACCAAGATGATCAGCGCGATGGGGCTGTCACGCGACGACGTCTATATCTGCAACGTGATCAAATGCCGCCCGCCCAATAACCGCAACCCGGAGCCGGATGAAATCGCGACTTGCGAGCCGTTCATGGTCAAGCAGTTGCAGATCATTCAGCCAAAGGTGATCGTTGCGCTCGGCAAGTTCGCCGCACAGACGCTGCTGCGCGTCCAAACGCCCATCTCGCGTATGCGAGGTCAGTGGCATGAATACAACGGCGTCAAACTGATGCCGACCTTCCACCCCGCCTATCTCTTACGCAGCGAAGCCGACAAACACAAAGCCTGGTCTGACCTGCAACTGGTGATGAAAGAACTCGGGCTGAAGTAG
- a CDS encoding HigA family addiction module antitoxin: MAKKLEPITPGQILKEEFLKPLDISQRQFAVSIGVSPGRISEIISGKQGITAPMALRLHKFFGTTPEFWLNLQQHYDLEIARAKKGKEIEKRVIPFRYEEPMATTP, from the coding sequence ATGGCGAAAAAACTGGAACCAATCACACCCGGTCAAATTCTTAAAGAAGAATTTCTCAAGCCGTTAGATATTTCACAAAGGCAATTCGCCGTAAGCATTGGCGTTAGTCCAGGCCGTATTAGCGAGATTATCTCAGGCAAACAAGGCATTACGGCGCCTATGGCGCTGCGTCTTCACAAATTCTTTGGAACCACCCCGGAATTCTGGTTGAATTTGCAACAACATTATGATCTTGAAATCGCAAGGGCGAAAAAAGGAAAAGAAATTGAAAAACGAGTAATCCCGTTTCGATATGAAGAACCGATGGCGACGACGCCGTAA
- a CDS encoding very short patch repair endonuclease — translation MDNLTPTQRRKTMQRVRSKDTKPEMIVRRLAHSLGFRFRLHRADLPGKPDLAFPRLRKVIFVHGCFWHSHRCKHGRRRPQSNQEYWTAKLDRNKQRDQKHRRALKRLGWSVLVVWECQLSDYDTLQSRISDFLAD, via the coding sequence ATGGACAATCTCACTCCAACCCAGCGGCGCAAGACCATGCAGCGGGTGCGCAGCAAAGACACCAAGCCGGAGATGATCGTGCGGCGGCTGGCGCACTCACTGGGCTTCCGCTTTCGCCTGCATCGCGCCGACCTGCCCGGCAAGCCCGACCTGGCGTTTCCCCGGCTGCGTAAAGTGATCTTCGTCCACGGCTGCTTCTGGCACAGCCACCGCTGCAAACACGGGCGCCGCCGCCCCCAGTCCAATCAAGAGTACTGGACCGCCAAACTCGACCGCAACAAACAACGCGACCAAAAACACCGCCGCGCCCTCAAACGGCTCGGTTGGAGTGTGCTGGTCGTTTGGGAATGTCAGTTAAGCGATTACGATACGCTACAATCGAGAATTAGCGATTTTTTGGCGGACTGA
- a CDS encoding DNA cytosine methyltransferase, giving the protein MARKRFDYYEFFAGGGMARLGLEPRWRCRFANDNSPKKARAYAENFNGNHLLCKDVAEVTLDELPGRASMAWGSFPCQDLSLAGQRGGLRSKRSGAFWPFWDLMLQLIGDGRPTPIIVLENVAGALTSHSGKDFQSLLQVLTEAGYQVGPLLVDGVHFTPQSRPRLFLIAVRDEMQVPKKLLTGAPTDLWRPASIQTAYERADVSIQTNWLWWNLPTPPPRTQTLMDCLEDNPPDVPWHTREETKILLDKMSPVNREKLKQAQASGKRVVGAVYKRTRRNEDGVSVQRAEVRFDGVSGCLRTPAGGSSRQTLLIVEGKKIRSRLLSSREAARLMGAPDDYQLPKAYNEAYHLMGDGLIVPAVSWLDTHILTPLAKAAQPMLKGAS; this is encoded by the coding sequence ATGGCGCGAAAGCGATTTGACTATTACGAGTTTTTTGCGGGAGGCGGCATGGCGCGCCTGGGCCTGGAGCCGCGCTGGCGCTGCCGGTTCGCCAACGACAACAGCCCCAAAAAAGCGCGCGCCTACGCCGAAAATTTCAACGGCAACCACCTGCTCTGCAAAGACGTCGCCGAGGTGACGCTCGACGAACTCCCAGGCCGCGCCTCGATGGCGTGGGGGTCGTTCCCTTGCCAAGACCTCTCACTCGCAGGGCAACGCGGCGGGCTGCGCTCCAAACGCAGCGGCGCGTTCTGGCCCTTTTGGGATTTAATGTTGCAACTCATCGGCGATGGGCGCCCCACGCCGATCATCGTGCTTGAAAACGTCGCGGGCGCACTCACCTCGCACAGCGGCAAGGATTTTCAATCATTGCTGCAAGTTCTGACCGAAGCAGGCTATCAGGTCGGGCCGTTGCTGGTCGACGGCGTCCATTTCACGCCGCAGTCGCGCCCGCGCTTGTTTCTCATCGCCGTTCGCGACGAAATGCAGGTTCCTAAAAAATTGCTTACTGGCGCCCCGACAGATTTATGGCGGCCCGCGTCAATTCAAACCGCCTATGAACGCGCCGACGTTTCTATTCAAACCAATTGGTTGTGGTGGAACCTGCCCACGCCACCGCCTCGTACGCAAACCTTGATGGATTGCCTCGAAGACAATCCGCCGGACGTGCCCTGGCATACGCGGGAAGAGACGAAAATCTTGCTCGACAAAATGAGCCCCGTGAACCGCGAAAAACTCAAACAGGCGCAGGCGTCTGGCAAGCGCGTCGTCGGCGCGGTTTACAAACGCACCCGCCGAAATGAAGACGGCGTCAGCGTGCAACGCGCCGAGGTGCGCTTCGACGGCGTCAGCGGATGCCTACGCACCCCGGCAGGCGGTTCCAGCCGCCAGACGCTGCTCATCGTCGAGGGCAAGAAAATCCGTTCGCGCCTGTTGTCGTCTCGTGAAGCCGCGCGGCTGATGGGCGCCCCTGACGATTACCAATTGCCCAAGGCGTATAACGAAGCGTATCATCTGATGGGCGACGGGTTGATCGTGCCCGCTGTGTCCTGGCTGGATACGCACATTCTCACGCCGCTGGCTAAAGCAGCGCAGCCTATGTTGAAAGGCGCATCATGA
- a CDS encoding glycosyltransferase family 2 protein, giving the protein MNAEPLTLVIPAWNEADAIAPVVENVREALSGREIEILVIDDGSNDDTAARAQAAGATVIRQWKQKGYGASLKTGVRQAKHERIAIMDADGQHDPTDIVRLLDELAKGYDSVIGARDRKSFQYASRMPGKAFLQWFAGFLVGETPDDVNSGLRVFKKQDALQYISILPNAFSFTTTLTLAMMKDAYRVGFVSIQTRPRQGRRSSVSLRDGLRTVLLIIRIAALFNPLKVFLPISAVLFLTGLGYGAWNLMREFNIPSGAVLCLTSSVIVFFFGVLADQLASIRRGR; this is encoded by the coding sequence ATGAACGCTGAACCACTGACCCTTGTCATTCCCGCTTGGAACGAAGCCGACGCAATCGCCCCCGTTGTCGAGAACGTACGCGAGGCCTTATCGGGGCGAGAGATCGAAATTCTCGTCATTGACGATGGAAGCAATGACGATACCGCTGCGCGAGCGCAAGCGGCGGGCGCAACCGTGATCCGCCAATGGAAGCAAAAAGGCTACGGCGCCTCGCTCAAGACGGGGGTTCGGCAAGCGAAGCACGAACGGATCGCCATCATGGACGCCGACGGGCAACACGACCCGACCGACATCGTTCGATTGTTAGATGAATTGGCGAAAGGGTACGATTCCGTCATCGGCGCGCGCGACCGTAAATCCTTTCAATACGCCTCGCGGATGCCGGGCAAAGCCTTTCTGCAATGGTTCGCCGGGTTCCTGGTCGGCGAGACCCCCGACGATGTCAACTCCGGCCTACGCGTATTCAAAAAACAAGACGCGCTGCAATACATCAGCATCTTGCCCAACGCCTTTTCATTCACCACAACGCTGACTCTCGCCATGATGAAAGACGCCTACCGCGTCGGCTTTGTCTCCATCCAGACGCGCCCGCGCCAGGGGCGGCGCAGCTCGGTGTCGTTGCGCGACGGCCTGCGTACCGTACTGCTCATCATCCGCATCGCGGCGTTGTTTAACCCGCTCAAAGTGTTTCTGCCCATCAGCGCCGTCTTGTTTCTGACGGGCCTGGGCTATGGCGCCTGGAACCTGATGCGCGAGTTCAATATCCCCAGCGGCGCGGTGTTGTGCCTGACCTCAAGCGTCATCGTTTTCTTCTTCGGCGTGTTGGCCGACCAGCTCGCGTCCATCCGCAGAGGGCGATAG
- the htpG gene encoding molecular chaperone HtpG, producing the protein MNQDAQTPNLETREFQADVKQVLDIVIHSLYTHREIFIRELISNAADALEKLRYEQLQNQDIADAELPLEIRINVDEEKKTFTISDAGIGLSEEEAVKNLGSIAHSGSREFIEKLKESGGDAQLIGQFGVGFYSVFMAADRVTVQSRSAQPDAGGIEWRSEGTGSYQIGPAPALSRGTRITAHLREDAYEFASKDRVKNVIEQYSNFVPFDIYLNDEKVNTVQAVWTRNKNEISDDEYNEFFKFIGNEHTEPSFRLHFSADAPLQINALLFVPQQNFEKMGFGKLDPGVNLYCKKVLIQEQSKTILPDWLRFVKGVVDSEDLPLNISRESMQNNALVTKLKTVVTKRFIKFLNEEANKDAEAYAKFWEQFGGFIKEGVAVDLEHRDALAPLLRFESSNEEAGKRISLIDYAARMKTDQNKIYYAFGVNRKSIEAGPYMEAFRASKTEVLFLHDPADEFVLNGLREFDGKAFVSADQADLDLPEPKEDDNKDGAKGLDKEQTETLAGWFKSVLGERVGAVRESKRLVDSPAILVNSDSYFTTSMQRIMKSMNQEMPAAGTHNLEINPKHPLMIRLSELKKENAEEAFLTTAAEQIFDAARLAAGLETEPQTLIQRSHAILEKALGAKK; encoded by the coding sequence ATGAACCAGGACGCACAAACGCCCAATTTAGAAACCCGTGAGTTTCAAGCCGACGTCAAGCAGGTGCTCGACATCGTCATTCATTCTCTATATACCCATCGCGAAATTTTCATCCGCGAGCTGATCTCAAACGCCGCCGATGCGCTTGAGAAACTGCGTTACGAACAATTGCAAAACCAGGACATCGCCGACGCGGAACTGCCGCTCGAAATTCGCATTAATGTCGATGAAGAGAAAAAGACTTTCACGATTTCCGACGCGGGCATCGGCCTCAGCGAAGAAGAAGCCGTGAAAAACCTCGGCTCCATCGCCCATTCCGGCTCGCGTGAATTTATTGAAAAACTCAAAGAAAGCGGCGGCGACGCCCAACTGATCGGTCAATTCGGCGTCGGGTTTTATTCAGTCTTCATGGCGGCGGACCGCGTCACCGTACAAAGCCGTTCCGCCCAACCCGACGCAGGCGGCATCGAATGGCGCTCCGAAGGGACCGGCTCCTACCAGATCGGCCCCGCTCCCGCCTTGTCGCGCGGCACCCGCATCACCGCCCATTTGCGTGAAGACGCGTACGAGTTCGCCTCCAAAGACCGCGTCAAAAACGTGATCGAACAATACTCAAACTTCGTCCCGTTTGACATTTATCTCAACGACGAAAAGGTCAATACCGTTCAAGCAGTCTGGACGCGCAACAAAAACGAAATCAGCGACGATGAATACAACGAGTTTTTCAAATTCATCGGCAATGAGCACACCGAACCCAGTTTCCGCCTGCATTTCTCCGCCGACGCGCCCTTGCAGATCAACGCCCTGCTCTTCGTTCCTCAGCAGAATTTCGAGAAAATGGGCTTCGGCAAACTCGACCCCGGCGTCAATCTCTATTGCAAAAAAGTGCTCATCCAGGAGCAATCAAAAACCATCCTGCCCGATTGGCTGCGCTTTGTGAAAGGCGTGGTCGACAGCGAAGACCTGCCGCTCAATATCTCGCGCGAGTCCATGCAAAACAACGCGCTGGTAACAAAACTGAAAACCGTCGTCACCAAACGCTTTATCAAATTTTTGAATGAAGAAGCCAACAAAGACGCCGAAGCCTACGCCAAGTTCTGGGAACAGTTCGGCGGCTTCATCAAAGAAGGCGTCGCCGTCGATCTTGAACACCGCGACGCGCTGGCGCCGTTGCTGCGCTTTGAATCGTCTAACGAAGAAGCCGGCAAGCGCATCTCGCTGATAGACTACGCCGCCCGCATGAAAACCGACCAGAACAAAATCTATTACGCATTCGGCGTCAACCGCAAATCCATCGAAGCAGGCCCCTACATGGAAGCATTCCGCGCCAGCAAAACTGAAGTGCTGTTCCTGCACGACCCCGCCGATGAGTTCGTCCTCAATGGGCTGCGTGAATTCGACGGCAAGGCGTTTGTCTCCGCCGACCAGGCCGACCTCGATTTGCCAGAACCAAAAGAAGACGACAACAAAGACGGCGCAAAGGGCTTAGACAAAGAACAAACCGAAACCCTGGCGGGTTGGTTCAAGAGCGTCTTGGGCGAACGCGTCGGCGCCGTGCGTGAATCAAAGCGGTTGGTCGATAGCCCGGCGATCCTGGTGAATTCCGACTCGTATTTCACCACCAGTATGCAGCGCATCATGAAAAGCATGAACCAGGAGATGCCCGCCGCCGGGACGCACAACTTAGAGATCAACCCCAAGCATCCGCTGATGATTCGACTTTCAGAGTTAAAGAAGGAAAACGCAGAGGAAGCGTTTCTCACGACGGCCGCCGAGCAAATTTTTGATGCAGCGCGCCTCGCAGCCGGGCTAGAAACCGAGCCGCAGACGCTGATTCAACGCAGCCACGCCATTTTAGAAAAAGCGCTGGGCGCAAAAAAATAA
- a CDS encoding DUF1573 domain-containing protein codes for MVRLGSVFFSGLALLIFAAAIQAQPSLKLNLDTRDFGKVAPFEKLRHDIVVTNIGDQLLEIINVGTTCGCTAAVPSATGIPAGATSIVSVTMTASSSTTRMNKQVKIITNDPKQKEVRVTLIADVRNLWTFSPASMMKFDDVPYKAERSETLYLSNNEGAPFKVLEVQTDRPEFRAEAGEPTDNGTPITVYFNSGKKRELITASIEIITDHPQQPRAHARITASITGYIKFTPSSLYFGRSPAGKTVDRELRLALTDKSKADIFEITNIKSGDEVKAEVIGKNALGQLRVKVSYQVPQSPGYHRGEITLETNLEDEPTVTVPYSVLVPRSGS; via the coding sequence ATGGTCCGTTTGGGATCCGTTTTTTTCAGTGGATTGGCGTTACTCATCTTCGCAGCGGCAATACAAGCGCAACCGAGCCTTAAACTGAACCTGGATACGCGCGATTTTGGCAAAGTCGCGCCGTTTGAAAAATTGCGCCATGATATCGTCGTCACAAACATCGGCGACCAATTGCTTGAAATTATCAACGTCGGCACCACCTGCGGCTGCACCGCCGCCGTCCCCTCAGCAACGGGGATCCCCGCTGGCGCCACCAGCATCGTCTCCGTCACCATGACAGCGTCGAGCAGCACCACCCGCATGAACAAACAAGTGAAAATCATCACCAATGATCCCAAACAAAAAGAAGTGCGGGTCACATTGATCGCCGACGTACGCAATCTATGGACGTTCTCCCCTGCGTCAATGATGAAATTTGACGATGTTCCTTACAAGGCGGAACGCTCAGAGACGCTCTACCTCAGCAATAACGAAGGCGCACCCTTTAAGGTGCTGGAAGTACAAACAGACCGGCCCGAATTTCGCGCGGAAGCGGGCGAGCCGACTGATAATGGAACCCCGATTACGGTCTATTTCAATTCAGGCAAAAAACGCGAACTCATCACCGCGAGCATCGAAATCATCACCGACCACCCACAACAGCCTCGCGCTCACGCGCGAATTACAGCGTCAATCACCGGCTATATAAAATTTACGCCGTCCTCGCTCTATTTTGGACGTTCTCCCGCAGGCAAAACGGTTGACCGTGAACTACGCCTGGCTCTGACTGACAAATCAAAAGCCGACATCTTTGAAATTACGAACATCAAAAGTGGAGACGAAGTAAAAGCGGAAGTGATCGGCAAGAATGCGTTGGGGCAACTGCGGGTCAAAGTGAGTTACCAGGTTCCTCAATCTCCTGGCTACCATCGCGGCGAGATCACGCTGGAAACCAACCTCGAAGATGAACCGACAGTGACCGTGCCTTATTCCGTCCTGGTACCCCGGTCAGGTTCTTAA